The stretch of DNA AGGGCTCGGGCAGGTGGAAGGTGAGACGGGCGAGGTCGGGGTGGGAGGGGTTGAGGAGGAGGTTGAATTCGGAGGGGATGATGACGGAGGGCACGCGCAAGACCGCGCTCTCCCGGCTCAAGATCCACTCGGAGCCCAGGGTTTTGAGGGCGCGCAGCCCGTCGACGCGTCGCCAGCCTTCGGGCAGCTCGTCGGGGAGGATGGTGCGGACGGGGAGGTCGTCGGGGATGTCGACGCGGATGGCCACGCGGCCGGCAAGGGGAATGCCGGCGGAGACGTGCACGAGCTGCTCAAGCGTTGCGAGCGCGAGACTCTCGGAGGTGTAGGCCACCGCGGAGCCGCGGTGGTTCCAGCGGCCC from Lujinxingia vulgaris encodes:
- a CDS encoding RES family NAD+ phosphorylase; this encodes MMRAFRLTDQKWAATAFDGEGARRFGGRWNHRGSAVAYTSESLALATLEQLVHVSAGIPLAGRVAIRVDIPDDLPVRTILPDELPEGWRRVDGLRALKTLGSEWILSRESAVLRVPSVIIPSEFNLLLNPSHPDLARLTFHLPEPYAFDPRLLSSPSG